The sequence CCAATCCTTCATATCTTGGGCTTCCCAGACGGTGAACTCAAAGCCGAAACGGCGCTTAAGTTCGTTTTCCCATTGGCTGTTGAGTGAGCCTTTACGGGCGATGACCAGCACTTTGCGCAGCCTCCCCTGGCGGGCGGTCAGTTCGCGAAGGATGATGCCGGCTTCAATGGTCTTCCCCAGACCGACTTCGTCGGCAATGAGGATACGGGAGTCGGCTGAGTCGAGGAACTTGAGGAGCGGAAGCCATTGGTAGGGGAGGAAGTCAATGCGACTGGCGAATCGGGTGAGAACGGTGTCGGTCAGAGCCTTGCTGAGGCGAATCCAAGTGACCAGGCGAAGCAGGCTCTTGTGGTCGGCGAAGGATCCAGCCTCCCAGAGGGCTTCCGGAGTGGAGTCCTTAACCGCCACAAGGTCATTCTCGAGTGCTGCTACTCTTGTGCCGTCGTTCCACTGGATGCGATAGGACCAAGTGTCCCCCATTGGTTGGGGAGCACCTTGAATGGTGCCGAATCGTGCCGTGTAGTTACGCATCCGGACTACTTGGCCGGGTAAGAAATGTGGGGGCATAGAGAAACTCTGAGATTGACTAATT is a genomic window of Calditrichota bacterium containing:
- a CDS encoding DEAD/DEAH box helicase yields the protein MEDVLTCNKASLILTISQSQSFSMPPHFLPGQVVRMRNYTARFGTIQGAPQPMGDTWSYRIQWNDGTRVAALENDLVAVKDSTPEALWEAGSFADHKSLLRLVTWIRLSKALTDTVLTRFASRIDFLPYQWLPLLKFLDSADSRILIADEVGLGKTIEAGIILRELTARQGRLRKVLVIARKGSLNSQWENELKRRFGFEFTVWEAQDMKDW